A window from Kovacikia minuta CCNUW1 encodes these proteins:
- a CDS encoding chloride channel protein yields the protein MTRLQPNPFEEPPSNGKRLIPFNRLIVYAACLGIGVGFLSIAYYFALRLGLKAIWDVLPTIRYPGAADDFRPYAWILTGIGGLLVGLSVHYLGAPTGLNEAVDEIHQEGSLDYQQTPGMIVASLLSLIFGSSAGPETPLVDINGSVGSWVSHKLKLSVADTRILTFCGMGAALGAFFGSPMGSALLALELPHRMGMEYYEALIPVIVSAVMGFAVFRLGTGQTIGGLYEFPAYDRLQPNHLVWAVLLGGIGAAIALLFMLVFRATHRLIQPLPLHPVLLTTLGGVAIGLLAAGLPLTLFYGEEQIQTIIDTGRTLGASLLLFTAFGKMVATSVCLNTGFRGGFLFPLFFIGASIGMATSLLIPTIPPTVGMICVMAAVSVAIMKTPVSIVLILAVISDTDLLPVTTVAAIVSFLLTTRISFFPAQRSRIQG from the coding sequence ATGACCAGGCTACAGCCCAATCCATTTGAGGAGCCACCCAGTAACGGAAAACGCCTGATCCCCTTCAACCGTCTGATTGTATATGCAGCTTGCCTGGGAATTGGGGTAGGGTTTCTGTCGATCGCCTACTACTTTGCCTTGCGGTTGGGGCTAAAAGCAATCTGGGATGTGTTACCAACCATTCGCTATCCCGGTGCTGCCGATGATTTCCGTCCCTATGCCTGGATTTTGACGGGTATCGGGGGGTTATTGGTTGGTTTATCCGTCCATTACCTGGGTGCCCCCACTGGGTTGAATGAGGCAGTGGATGAAATTCATCAGGAGGGTAGTTTGGACTACCAGCAGACGCCAGGGATGATTGTGGCATCCTTGCTGTCGCTGATTTTTGGCAGTAGTGCGGGACCCGAAACACCGCTGGTAGATATCAACGGCAGTGTGGGAAGTTGGGTCAGTCATAAACTCAAGCTTTCCGTAGCAGATACTCGCATTTTGACCTTCTGCGGTATGGGAGCAGCGTTAGGTGCTTTTTTTGGTTCTCCGATGGGAAGTGCGCTGTTAGCACTGGAGTTACCCCACCGAATGGGTATGGAGTATTATGAGGCGCTGATTCCGGTGATCGTTTCAGCGGTCATGGGTTTTGCCGTTTTCCGCCTTGGCACCGGGCAAACGATCGGGGGGTTATATGAATTTCCCGCCTACGATCGACTGCAACCCAACCATTTAGTTTGGGCGGTTTTGCTGGGCGGAATCGGAGCCGCGATCGCCCTTCTATTCATGTTGGTTTTTCGGGCTACTCATCGTCTCATTCAACCCCTTCCCCTCCATCCTGTCCTACTGACCACCCTGGGAGGAGTCGCGATCGGGTTACTGGCTGCGGGTTTGCCCCTTACCCTGTTTTATGGAGAAGAACAAATTCAAACCATCATCGACACGGGGAGGACCCTTGGTGCGAGTCTTCTTCTGTTTACTGCCTTCGGCAAAATGGTGGCTACAAGCGTGTGCTTAAACACGGGATTTCGGGGTGGATTTTTGTTTCCCCTATTTTTTATTGGTGCCAGCATCGGCATGGCAACCTCCTTACTGATTCCCACCATTCCACCGACAGTCGGAATGATCTGCGTCATGGCTGCCGTGTCAGTTGCAATTATGAAAACCCCCGTCAGCATCGTGCTGATTCTGGCGGTCATTTCCGATACTGACCTGCTCCCTGTGACCACCGTCGCCGCGATCGTCAGTTTTCTGCTGACAACCCGAATCTCCTTTTTCCCCGCTCAGCGATCGCGCATCCAGGGTTAA
- the puuE gene encoding allantoinase PuuE, with protein sequence MPQPYPRDMIGYGRKTPDPRWQNHARVAVQFVINYEEGGETCILHGDQASETFLSEIVGAVPLSGLRHMNMESCYEYGSRAGFWRLHRMFTERGIPVTVYGVAMALERNPEAVAGMIEADWEIASHGYRWIDYKYFGEEEEREHLQKAIAIHTHVTGSRPLGWYTGRNSPHTRKLVVEEGGFLYDSDSYADDLPYWVYDCGKPHLVIPYTLDNNDMRFATSQGFNSGDQFFAYLRDAFDVLYTEGETAPKMMSIGLHCRLVGRPGRAAALVKFLDYVQKHDHVWFCRRVDIAKHWHEYHKPEKKG encoded by the coding sequence ATGCCACAACCTTACCCACGGGACATGATTGGTTACGGACGTAAAACTCCCGATCCCAGGTGGCAAAACCATGCCCGTGTTGCTGTGCAGTTTGTGATCAATTATGAGGAGGGGGGTGAAACCTGTATTTTGCATGGCGATCAGGCTTCCGAAACCTTTTTGTCCGAAATTGTAGGGGCGGTGCCTTTGTCCGGTTTGCGGCACATGAATATGGAGTCCTGTTACGAGTATGGAAGTCGAGCAGGCTTTTGGCGACTGCATCGAATGTTTACAGAACGAGGTATTCCAGTGACGGTTTATGGGGTGGCAATGGCGTTAGAGCGCAATCCGGAGGCGGTTGCCGGGATGATTGAAGCAGATTGGGAAATTGCCAGTCATGGGTACCGCTGGATTGACTACAAATATTTTGGCGAGGAGGAGGAGCGCGAGCATTTGCAAAAGGCGATCGCCATTCACACCCACGTCACAGGCAGCCGTCCCCTGGGTTGGTATACCGGGCGCAACAGCCCCCATACCCGCAAACTGGTGGTAGAAGAAGGGGGGTTTCTCTACGACTCCGACAGCTACGCCGATGATCTGCCCTACTGGGTCTACGACTGCGGCAAACCCCACCTGGTGATTCCTTATACGCTAGACAATAACGATATGCGGTTCGCCACTAGCCAGGGCTTTAACTCTGGCGACCAGTTCTTTGCCTATTTGCGGGACGCCTTTGATGTTCTGTATACCGAGGGTGAAACTGCTCCCAAAATGATGAGTATTGGCTTACACTGCCGACTGGTTGGTAGACCCGGACGGGCGGCAGCGCTTGTTAAATTTCTCGACTACGTGCAAAAGCATGATCATGTCTGGTTCTGCCGCCGGGTCGATATTGCCAAGCACTGGCATGAGTACCATAAACCGGAAAAGAAAGGCTGA
- a CDS encoding FAD-dependent oxidoreductase yields MNATAIDSTVMDTDCCIVGGGPAGVVLSFLLARQGVSVVLLEAHKNFDRDWRGDTIHPLTLELMEALGLVDRLLEIPHPKIEKLTIGPVVYADFSRLPTRYPYLTNIPQVSFLELIVSEAKQYPNFQVLMGTNAQELIREGETIGGVRYRKDEVWYEVRAPLTVGADGRASHLRELTGLNVNVLTASPPMDVVSFRLPKRAGDPAPNVRFGKGYMLVWFEGTNHWLFRYLFPKGGYQKIRQAGLDTMKQSIADLIPELADRLDCLSDWTDLSFLSVQSSRLPRWYRSGLLLIGDAAHTMSPVGGVGINYAIQDAVVAANILTEPLKAKQLQIDHLHQVQQQRELPTRAIQLYQSIFQEGISSKLDPNPKIPFRFLLLFFLPLALPLLGGQYAKFIAYLTGFGIRPARLKCPSPEPIINDQATAQSI; encoded by the coding sequence ATGAATGCAACTGCAATTGATTCAACCGTAATGGATACAGACTGCTGCATCGTTGGGGGTGGTCCGGCGGGCGTCGTCCTGTCGTTTTTGCTGGCACGGCAGGGAGTATCGGTTGTTTTACTGGAAGCGCATAAGAACTTCGATCGCGACTGGCGGGGGGACACGATTCATCCCCTGACGCTGGAGTTGATGGAAGCATTGGGGCTGGTCGATCGCTTGCTGGAAATTCCTCACCCAAAAATTGAGAAGCTGACCATCGGCCCAGTAGTTTACGCAGACTTCAGCCGTCTGCCAACCCGCTATCCCTACCTCACAAACATTCCCCAGGTAAGCTTTCTAGAGCTGATTGTTTCCGAAGCAAAACAGTACCCCAATTTTCAGGTGCTGATGGGCACGAATGCCCAGGAACTTATTCGCGAAGGGGAGACAATTGGTGGCGTGCGTTATCGCAAAGATGAGGTCTGGTATGAGGTGCGGGCACCTTTGACCGTAGGCGCTGATGGACGTGCTTCCCATCTGCGCGAGTTGACGGGCTTAAATGTTAACGTTCTCACCGCTTCCCCACCGATGGATGTGGTCTCGTTTCGACTTCCTAAACGAGCGGGTGATCCGGCACCCAATGTAAGGTTTGGTAAGGGTTACATGCTGGTTTGGTTTGAAGGCACAAACCACTGGTTGTTTCGTTATCTATTTCCCAAAGGAGGATATCAGAAAATTCGGCAGGCGGGGTTAGACACAATGAAACAGTCGATCGCAGACCTGATTCCAGAACTCGCCGATCGCCTCGATTGCCTGTCTGATTGGACTGATTTATCTTTCCTGTCTGTACAGTCGAGTCGCCTACCCCGGTGGTATCGATCGGGTCTGTTATTGATTGGCGATGCTGCCCATACCATGTCTCCTGTGGGAGGCGTTGGCATCAACTATGCCATCCAGGATGCGGTTGTAGCCGCAAATATCCTGACCGAACCCCTGAAAGCGAAACAACTTCAAATTGACCACTTGCATCAGGTGCAACAACAGCGAGAATTGCCCACTCGCGCGATTCAGCTCTATCAATCAATCTTTCAGGAAGGAATTAGCAGCAAACTCGATCCCAACCCCAAAATTCCGTTCCGGTTTCTGCTCCTCTTTTTTCTACCGCTCGCTTTGCCGTTATTGGGGGGGCAGTATGCTAAATTCATTGCTTACCTGACTGGGTTTGGCATCCGTCCTGCCCGTCTGAAGTGCCCTTCACCGGAACCGATTATCAATGACCAGGCTACAGCCCAATCCATTTGA